A section of the Bryobacteraceae bacterium genome encodes:
- a CDS encoding DNA-binding response regulator — translation MSRITVLLADDHSLVRKGFRRMLEDDPDIEVVGEAATGPQAVEEALRLQPQVVVMDLAMPELDGIQAASQILKKRPETAILILSMYSEDAYVRNAFAAGVKGYLLKNALEVDLPYAIKEVAAGRTVIAPGLTPPSQQETPSDFEKLTQREREVLQHIVQGRSNKEIAAILGLSVNTVAVHRANLMQALGIHRTADLVVYAIKKGLVTLPEGPLPEK, via the coding sequence ATGAGCAGGATCACGGTGCTGCTGGCGGACGACCACTCGCTGGTGCGTAAGGGTTTCCGCCGCATGCTGGAAGACGATCCCGATATCGAGGTGGTGGGCGAGGCGGCCACCGGCCCGCAGGCCGTTGAAGAGGCCCTGCGTCTCCAACCTCAGGTGGTGGTGATGGACCTGGCGATGCCGGAGCTCGATGGGATCCAGGCGGCCAGCCAGATCCTGAAGAAGCGCCCGGAGACGGCCATCCTCATTCTGTCGATGTACTCCGAGGATGCCTACGTGCGCAACGCGTTTGCCGCCGGCGTCAAGGGCTATCTGCTGAAGAACGCGCTTGAGGTGGACCTGCCTTATGCGATCAAAGAAGTGGCCGCCGGCCGTACCGTCATCGCTCCCGGCCTGACGCCGCCGAGCCAGCAGGAAACGCCCAGCGATTTCGAGAAACTCACCCAACGCGAGCGAGAGGTGTTGCAGCACATCGTGCAGGGCCGCTCCAACAAGGAGATCGCCGCCATCCTCGGCCTGAGCGTGAACACGGTGGCGGTGCACCGGGCCAACCTGATGCAGGCGCTTGGCATCCACCGCACGGCGGATCTCGTCGTCTACGCCATCAAGAAAGGGCTGGTGACACTGCCGGAGGGGCCGCTGCCGGAGAAGTGA